A genome region from Chiroxiphia lanceolata isolate bChiLan1 chromosome 5, bChiLan1.pri, whole genome shotgun sequence includes the following:
- the BID gene encoding BH3-interacting domain death agonist isoform X2, protein MQQMEHALLFTFLEASSDCKFKEQLWSLAPLSDQGAIVPRRQGGIDSYQVRTVRYRGGGLVPHLQGPGFDDESELQCDGNRSGHLQNGELEADAPANEDVIRIIAAQLAEIGDKLDKDVQGNVVNDLVQHFLNENLSTEEIMRHMSRVVRELAQAIPADMEQEKVMLVLAMVLTKKIVNTVPSLLHRAFSVTVNFMNQQFHNYIDEMLGE, encoded by the exons ATGCAACAG ATGGAGCATGCCCTGCTGTTCACCTTCCTGGAGGCATCCTCTGACTGCAAGTTCAAAGAGCAGCTGTGGTCCCTGGCGCCTTTGTCCGACCAAGGGGCGATTGTGCCTCGTCGCCAAGGGGGGATTGACAGTTACCAAGTGAGGACTGTGCGTTACCGAGGGGGGGGGCTTGTGCCTCACCTCCAAGGACCAGGCTTTGATGATGAGTCTGAACTCCAGTGTGACGGCAATCGGAGCGGCCACCTGCAGAACGGTGAGCTGG AGGCTGACGCTCCGGCGAACGAAGACGTTATCCGGATCATCGCTGCTCAGCTCGCTGAGATTGGAGACAAGCTTGACAAAGATGTCCAAGGAAATGTAGTAAATGATCTAGTGCAGCACTTTCTGAATGAGAATCTCTCCACTGAG GAGATAATGCGGCACATGTCAAGGGTAGTGAGAGAGCTTGCACAAGCCATCCCCGCAGACATGGAACAGGAGAAGGTCATGTTGGTGCTAGCAATGGTCTTGACTAAGAAAATTGTGAATACAGTGCCCTCCCTTCTACACCGTGCCTTCAGCGTCACTGTGAACTTCATGAACCAGCAGTTCCACAACTACATTGATGAAATG CTGGGTGAGTGA
- the BID gene encoding BH3-interacting domain death agonist isoform X1 translates to MISPSLGKHPWSGLWGDPKAERVGKKSVTGRKPALNTSKVKPRRRVTSDLFQNSVRSQRRGQRGLHSPQPALFRVEDEEFWSEAEGDKSCSVSQSIMQQMEHALLFTFLEASSDCKFKEQLWSLAPLSDQGAIVPRRQGGIDSYQVRTVRYRGGGLVPHLQGPGFDDESELQCDGNRSGHLQNGELEADAPANEDVIRIIAAQLAEIGDKLDKDVQGNVVNDLVQHFLNENLSTEEIMRHMSRVVRELAQAIPADMEQEKVMLVLAMVLTKKIVNTVPSLLHRAFSVTVNFMNQQFHNYIDEMLGE, encoded by the exons ATGAtcagcccctccctgggcaaACACCCGTGGAGTGGCCTGTGGGGTGATCCCAAGGCTGAGCGTGTTGGGAAGAAAAGCGTGACAGGGAGGAAACCTGCACTGAATACCAG CAAAGTCAAGCCCAGGAGAAGGGTCACTTCTGACCTGTTTCAGAACTCTGTCAGGTCCCAGAGAAGAGGACAGAGGGGACTGCACTCTCCCCAGCCAGCACTCTTTAGGGTAGAG GACGAGGAGTTCTGGTCTGAAGCAGAGGGTGACAAGAGCTGCTCTGTCTCTCAATCAATCATGCAACAG ATGGAGCATGCCCTGCTGTTCACCTTCCTGGAGGCATCCTCTGACTGCAAGTTCAAAGAGCAGCTGTGGTCCCTGGCGCCTTTGTCCGACCAAGGGGCGATTGTGCCTCGTCGCCAAGGGGGGATTGACAGTTACCAAGTGAGGACTGTGCGTTACCGAGGGGGGGGGCTTGTGCCTCACCTCCAAGGACCAGGCTTTGATGATGAGTCTGAACTCCAGTGTGACGGCAATCGGAGCGGCCACCTGCAGAACGGTGAGCTGG AGGCTGACGCTCCGGCGAACGAAGACGTTATCCGGATCATCGCTGCTCAGCTCGCTGAGATTGGAGACAAGCTTGACAAAGATGTCCAAGGAAATGTAGTAAATGATCTAGTGCAGCACTTTCTGAATGAGAATCTCTCCACTGAG GAGATAATGCGGCACATGTCAAGGGTAGTGAGAGAGCTTGCACAAGCCATCCCCGCAGACATGGAACAGGAGAAGGTCATGTTGGTGCTAGCAATGGTCTTGACTAAGAAAATTGTGAATACAGTGCCCTCCCTTCTACACCGTGCCTTCAGCGTCACTGTGAACTTCATGAACCAGCAGTTCCACAACTACATTGATGAAATG CTGGGTGAGTGA